Proteins encoded by one window of Acidipropionibacterium virtanenii:
- the cobI gene encoding precorrin-2 C(20)-methyltransferase — MTHAIDPARRLIGVGVGPGDPELVTLKASRILSTADVVLVPATEKSAEGPGRAEAIVRAACPQMAGRIERIPFSMAQRRGIGHKRTESWQVSADAAVAAFEAGAATVALATVGDPAVFSTFSYLRGNVEQRLPDVEVTLVPGITAMQALAAASRTPLVEGREILALVPATVGADRLGQVLDLADSVTVYKGGRTLPAVLDQIRERGRDAVLGTDVSMESEQLIGLADVEEGQTLPYFSTVMSAPARTTTGGSL; from the coding sequence ATGACCCATGCCATTGACCCTGCACGCAGACTGATCGGGGTCGGTGTGGGCCCCGGCGACCCAGAACTGGTCACCCTCAAGGCCTCACGCATCCTTTCGACCGCCGACGTCGTGCTCGTGCCCGCCACCGAGAAGTCCGCCGAGGGCCCGGGCCGGGCCGAGGCCATCGTCCGCGCCGCCTGCCCGCAGATGGCCGGACGGATCGAACGCATCCCCTTCTCCATGGCCCAGCGCCGCGGCATCGGCCACAAGCGCACGGAGTCCTGGCAGGTCTCCGCCGACGCCGCCGTGGCGGCCTTCGAGGCCGGGGCCGCCACCGTCGCCCTGGCCACAGTCGGCGACCCGGCGGTCTTCTCCACCTTCAGCTACCTGCGCGGCAACGTCGAACAGCGGCTCCCCGACGTCGAGGTGACCCTGGTCCCCGGCATCACCGCCATGCAGGCCCTCGCCGCGGCGTCGCGCACCCCTCTTGTGGAGGGCCGCGAGATCCTCGCCCTGGTGCCCGCCACCGTCGGGGCCGACAGGCTCGGCCAGGTGCTCGATCTCGCCGACTCGGTGACCGTCTACAAGGGCGGACGGACCCTGCCCGCGGTCCTCGACCAGATCCGGGAACGGGGCCGCGATGCCGTGCTCGGCACTGACGTCTCCATGGAGTCCGAGCAGCTCATCGGCCTGGCCGACGTCGAGGAGGGGCAGACCCTGCCGTACTTCTCGACGGTCATGAGCGCGCCGGCACGCACCACAACAGGAGGAAGCCTCTGA